Proteins found in one Saccharomyces cerevisiae S288C chromosome III, complete sequence genomic segment:
- the RNQ1 gene encoding prion domain-containing protein RNQ1 ([PIN(+)] prion, named for [PSI+] INducibility; an infectious protein conformation that is generally an ordered protein aggregate) translates to MDTDKLISEAESHFSQGNHAEAVAKLTSAAQSNPNDEQMSTIESLIQKIAGYVMDNRSGGSDASQDRAAGGGSSFMNTLMADSKGSSQTQLGKLALLATVMTHSSNKGSSNRGFDVGTVMSMLSGSGGGSQSMGASGLAALASQFFKSGNNSQGQGQGQGQGQGQGQGQGQGSFTALASLASSFMNSNNNNQQGQNQSSGGSSFGALASMASSFMHSNNNQNSNNSQQGYNQSYQNGNQNSQGYNNQQYQGGNGGYQQQQGQSGGAFSSLASMAQSYLGGGQTQSNQQQYNQQGQNNQQQYQQQGQNYQHQQQGQQQQQGHSSSFSALASMASSYLGNNSNSNSSYGGQQQANEYGRPQQNGQQQSNEYGRPQYGGNQNSNGQHESFNFSGNFSQQNNNGNQNRY, encoded by the coding sequence ATGGATACGGATAAGTTAATCTCAGAGGCTGAGTCTCATTTTTCTCAAGGAAACCATGCAGAAGCTGTTGCGAAGTTGACATCCGCAGCTCAGTCGAACCCCAATGACGAGCAAATGTCAACTATTGAATCattaattcaaaaaatcgCAGGATACGTCATGGACAACCGTAGTGGTGGTAGTGACGCCTCGCAAGATCGTGCTGCTGGTGGTGGTTCATCTTTTATGAACACTTTAATGGCAGACTCTAAGGGTTCTTCCCAAACGCAACTAGGAAAACTAGCTTTGTTAGCCACAGTGATGACACACTCATCAAATAAAGGTTCTTCTAACAGAGGGTTTGACGTAGGGACTGTCATGTCAATGCTAAGTGGTTCTGGCGGCGGGAGCCAAAGTATGGGTGCTTCCGGCCTGGCTGCCTTGGCTTCTCAATTCTTTAAGTCAGGTAACAATTCCCAAGGTCAGGGACAAGGTCAAGGTCAAGGTCAAGGTCAAGGACAAGGTCAAGGTCAAGGTTCTTTTACTGCTTTGGCGTCTTTGGCTTCATCTTTCATGAATtccaacaacaataatCAGCAAGGTCAAAATCAAAGCTCCGGTGGTTCCTCCTTTGGAGCACTGGCTTCTATGGCAAGCTCTTTTATGCATTCCAATAATAATCAGAACTCCAACAATAGTCAACAGGGCTATAACCAATCCTATCAAAACGGTAACCAAAATAGTCAAGGTTACAATAATCAACAGTACCAAGGTGGCAACGGTGGttaccaacaacaacaggGACAATCTGGTGGTGCTTTTTCCTCATTGGCCTCCATGGCTCAATCTTACTTAGGTGGTGGACAAACTCAATCCAACCAACAGCAATACAATCAACAAGGCCAAAACAACCAGCAGCAATACCAGCAACAAGGCCAAAACTATCAGCATCAACAACAGGGtcagcagcagcaacaagGCCACTCCAGTTCATTCTCAGCTTTGGCTTCCATGGCAAGTTCCTACCTGGGCAATAACTCCAATTCAAATTCGAGTTATGGGGGCCAGCAACAGGCTAATGAGTATGGTAGACCGCAACAGAATGGTCAACAGCAATCCAATGAGTACGGAAGACCGCAATACGGCGGAAACCAGAACTCCAATGGACAGCACGAatccttcaatttttctggCAACTTTTCTCAACAGAACAATAACGGCAACCAGAACCGCTACTGA
- the BIK1 gene encoding Bik1p (Microtubule-associated protein; component of the interface between microtubules and the kinetochore; involved in sister chromatid separation and mitotic spindle elongation; involved in karyogamy during mating; stabilizes Kip2p at microtubule plus ends and recruits Kip2p to mitotic SPBs; essential in polyploid cells but not in haploid or diploid cells; promotes plus-end directed movement of Dyn1p; ortholog of mammalian CLIP-170), producing the protein MDRYQRKIGCFIQIPNLGRGQLKYVGPVDTKAGMFAGVDLLANIGKNDGSFMGKKYFQTEYPQSGLFIQLQKVASLIEKASISQTSRRTTMEPLSIPKNRSIVRLTNQFSPMDDPKSPTPMRSFRITSRHSGNQQSMDQEASDHHQQQEFGYDNREDRMEVDSILSSDRKANHNTTSDWKPDNGHMNDLNSSEVTIELREAQLTIEKLQRKQLHYKRLLDDQRMVLEEVQPTFDRYEATIQEREKEIDHLKQQLELERRQQAKQKQFFDAENEQLLAVVSQLHEEIKENEERNLSHNQPTGANEDVELLKKQLEQLRNIEDQFELHKTKWAKEREQLKMHNDSLSKEYQNLSKELFLTKPQDSSSEEVASLTKKLEEANEKIKQLEQAQAQTAVESLPIFDPPAPVDTTAGRQQWCEHCDTMGHNTAECPHHNPDNQQFF; encoded by the coding sequence ATGGAtagatatcaaagaaagataGGATGTTTCATACAAATCCCAAATTTGGGGCGCGGACAACTGAAATACGTGGGTCCAGTGGACACGAAAGCTGGAATGTTTGCTGGTGTAGACTTACTTGCCAACATTGGTAAGAACGATGGATCATTCATGGGGAAGAAGTATTTTCAAACGGAGTATCCTCAAAGTGGACTATTTATTCAGTTGCAAAAAGTCGCATCATTGATCGAGAAGGCATCGATATCGCAAACCTCGAGAAGAACGACAATGGAACCGCTATCAATACCCAAAAACAGATCTATTGTGAGGCTCACTAACCAGTTCTCTCCCATGGATGATCCTAAATCCCCCACACCCATGAGAAGTTTCCGGATCACCAGTCGGCACAGCGGTAATCAACAGTCGATGGACCAGGAGGCATCGGATCACCATCAACAGCAAGAATTTGGTTACGATAACAGAGAAGACAGAATGGAGGTCGACTCTATCCTGTCATCAGACAGAAAGGCTAATCACAACACCACCAGCGATTGGAAACCGGACAATGGCCACATGAATGACCTCAATAGCAGCGAAGTTACAATTGAATTACGAGAAGCCCAATTGACCATCGAAAAGCTACAAAGGAAACAACTACACTACAAAAGGCTACTCGATGACCAAAGAATGGTCCTCGAAGAAGTGCAACCGACTTTTGATAGGTATGAAGCCACAATACAAGAAAGAGAGAAAGAGATAGACCATCTCAAGCAACAATTGGAGCTCGAACGCAGACAGCAAGCCAAACAAAAGCAGTTTTTTGACGCTGAGAATGAACAGCTACTTGCTGTCGTAAGCCAACTACACGAAGAGatcaaagaaaacgaaGAGAGAAATCTTTCTCATAATCAACCCACTGGTGCCAACGAAGATGTCGAACTCCTGAAAAAACAGCTGGAACAATTACGCAACATAGAAGACCAATTTGAGTTACACAAGACAAAGTGGGCTAAAGAACGCgaacaattgaaaatgcaTAACGATTCGCTCAGTAAAGAATACCAAAATTTGAGCAAGGAACTATTTTTGACAAAACCACAAGATTCCTCATCGGAAGAGGTGGCATCCTTAACGAAAAAACTTGAAGAGgctaatgaaaaaatcaaacagTTGGAACAGGCTCAAGCACAAACAGCCGTGGAATCGTTGCCAATTTTCGACCCCCCTGCACCAGTCGATACCACGGCAGGAAGACAACAGTGGTGTGAGCATTGCGATACGATGGGTCATAATACAGCAGAATGCCCCCATCACAATCCTGACAACCAGCAGTTCTTCTAG
- the HBN1 gene encoding putative nitroreductase (hypothetical protein; similar to bacterial nitroreductases; green fluorescent protein (GFP)-fusion protein localizes to the cytoplasm and nucleus; protein becomes insoluble upon intracellular iron depletion; protein abundance increases in response to DNA replication stress), whose product MSAVATYLKTLTARRTIYALKPELPGEITINDIQSVVQTIIKETPTAFNSQPNRAVILTGETHKKVWDEVTKAIESPAGQKRPASARDEAFGSVIFFTDDKVTEKLKADFPAYAAAFPSFADHTSGAAQINSWVALEAMGLGGHLQHYNGYIKAALPSKIPESWTVQAQLVFGTPAAPPGEKTYIKNDVEIFN is encoded by the coding sequence ATGTCTGCTGTTGCAActtatttgaaaactttaacTGCTCGTCGTACTATTTACGCTTTGAAACCGGAGTTACCTGGTGAAATTACTATCAACGACATCCAATCCGTCGTCCAAACCATCATTAAAGAAACACCCACCGCTTTCAACTCCCAGCCAAATCGCGCTGTTATCTTGACTGGTGAAACTCACAAAAAAGTTTGGGACGAAGTGACTAAGGCTATAGAAAGCCCTGCCGGTCAAAAGAGGCCTGCTTCAGCAAGGGATGAGGCCTTTGGTTCTGTAATCTTCTTCACCGACGACAAGGTAACTGAAAAGCTAAAGGCTGACTTCCCAGCGTACGCAGCTGCATTCCCTAGTTTCGCGGACCATACCTCTGGTGCCGCTCAAATCAACTCGTGGGTTGCCTTGGAGGCAATGGGCCTGGGTGGTCACCTACAACACTACAATGGTTACATAAAAGCTGCTTTGCCAAGCAAAATCCCTGAGTCTTGGACCGTACAAGCTCAATTAGTCTTCGGTACCCCAGCCGCACCTCCAGGTGAAAAGACCTACATCAAAAACGATGTTGAAATCTTCAATTAA
- the FUS1 gene encoding Fus1p (Membrane protein localized to the shmoo tip; required for cell fusion; expression regulated by mating pheromone; proposed to coordinate signaling, fusion, and polarization events required for fusion; potential Cdc28p substrate) — MVATIMQTTTTVLTTVAAMSTTLASNYISSQASSSTSVTTVTTIATSIRSTPSNLLFSNVAAQPKSSSASTIGLSIGLPIGIFCFGLLILLCYFYLKRNSVSISNPPMSATIPREEEYCRRTNWFSRLFWQSKCEDQNSYSNRDIEKYNDTQWTSGDNMSSKIQYKISKPIIPQHILTPKKTVKNPYAWSGKNISLDPKVNEMEEEKVVDAFLYTKPPNIVHIESSMPSYNDLPSQKTVSSKKTALKTSEKWSYESPLSRWFLRGSTYFKDYGLSKTSLKTPTGAPQLKQMKMLSRISKGYFNESDIMPDERSPILEYNNTPLDANDSVNNLGNTTPDSQITSYRNNNIDLITARPHSVIYGTTAQQTLETNFNDHHDCNKSTEKHELIIPTPSKPLKKRKKRRQSKMYQHLQHLSRSKPLPLTPNSKYNGEASVQLGKTYTVIQDYEPRLTDEIRISLGEKVKILATHTDGWCLVEKCNTQKGSIHVSVDDKRYLNEDRGIVPGDCLQEYD; from the coding sequence atggTAGCAACAATAATGCAGACGACAACAACTGTGCTGACGACAGTCGCCGCAATGTCTACTACCTTAGCATCAAATTACATATCTTCGCAAGCTAGTTCCTCGACGAGTGTAACAACAGTAACGACAATAGCGACATCAATACGCTCTACACCGTCTAATCTACTCTTTTCTAATGTGGCGGCTCAGCCAAAATCATCTTCAGCAAGCACAATTGGGCTTTCAATCGGACTTCCCATCGGAATATTCTGTTTCGGATTACTTATCCTTTTGTGTTATTTCTACCTTAAAAGGAATTCGGTGTCCATTTCAAATCCACCCATGTCAGCTACGATTCCAAGGGAAGAGGAATATTGTCGCCGCACTAATTGGTTCTCACGGTTATTTTGGCAGAGTAAGTGTGAGGATCAGAATTCATATTCTAATCGTGATATTGAGAAGTATAACGACACCCAGTGGACCTCGGGTGATAACATGTCTTCAAAAATACAGTACAAAATTTCCAAACCCATAATACCGCAGCATATACTGACACCTAAGAAAACGGTGAAGAACCCATATGCTTGGTCTGGTAAAAACATTTCGTTAGACCCCAAAGTGAACGAAATGGAGGAAGAGAAAGTTGTGGATGCATTCCTGTATACTAAACCACCGAATATTGTCCATATTGAATCCAGCATGCCCTCGTATAATGATTTACCTTCTCAAAAAACGGTGTCCTCAAAGAAAACTGCGTTAAAAACGAGTGAGAAATGGAGTTACGAATCTCCACTATCTCGATGGTTCTTGAGGGGTTCTACATACTTTAAGGATTATGGCTTATCAAAGACCTCTTTAAAGACCCCAACTGGGGCTCCACAACTGAAGCAAATGAAAATGCTCTCCCGGATAAGTAAGGGTTACTTCAATGAGTCAGATATAATGCCTGACGAACGATCGCCCATCTTGGAGTATAATAACACGCCTCTGGATGCAAATGACAGTGTGAATAACTTGGGTAATACCACGCCAGATTCACAAATCACATCTTATCGCAACAATAACATCGATCTAATCACGGCAAGACCCCATTCAGTGATATACGGTACTACTGCACAACAAACTTTGGAAACCAACTTCAATGATCATCATGACTGCAATAAAAGCACTGAGAAACACGAGTTGATAATACCCACCCCATCAAAACCactaaagaaaaggaaaaaaagaagacaaaGTAAAATGTATCAGCATTTACAACATTTGTCACGTTCTAAACCATTGCCGCTTACTCCAAACTCCAAATATAATGGGGAGGCTAGCGTCCAATTAGGGAAGACATATACAGTTATTCAGGATTACGAGCCTAGATTGACAGACGAAATAAGAATCTCGCTGGgtgaaaaagttaaaattCTGGCCACTCATACCGATGGATGGTGTCTGGTAGAAAAGTGTAATACACAAAAGGGTTCTATTCACGTCAGTGTTGACGATAAAAGATACCTCAATGAAGATAGAGGCATTGTGCCTGGTGACTGTCTCCAAGAATACGActga
- the FRM2 gene encoding type II nitroreductase (Type II nitroreductase, using NADH as reductant; mutants are defective in fatty acid mediated repression of genes involved in fatty acid biosynthesis indicative of a role in lipid signaling; involved in the oxidative stress response; transcription induction by cadmium and selenite indicates a possible role in the metal stress response; expression induced in cells treated with the mycotoxin patulin): protein MSPTGNYLNAITNRRTIYNLKPELPQGVGLDDVKRTVHVILKNTPTAFNSQVNRAVIIVGDTHKRIWDAVASAMPTAEAKKRPESCRDEAYGSVIFFTDEGPTEKLQRDFPALAAAFPTCAAHTTGAVQIQSWTALELLGLGANLQHYNDYVKSALPQDVPIAWTVQSQLVFGVPTALPEEKTFINNVINVYH from the coding sequence ATGTCCCCAACTGGAAACTACTTAAACGCTATTACAAACCGTCGTACCATCTACAATTTGAAGCCCGAATTACCACAAGGTGTCGGTTTGGATGATGTAAAGAGAACTGTACACGTTATTCTCAAGAATACGCCAACAGCTTTTAACTCACAAGTGAATCGCGCTGTCATTATCGTTGGTGATACACACAAAAGGATATGGGATGCTGTTGCGAGCGCAATGCCAACTGCTGAAGCCAAGAAGAGACCAGAGTCTTGCAGAGATGAGGCTTACGGTTCagtcattttcttcactgATGAAGGACCAACTGAAAAACTGCAAAGAGATTTTCCAGCCTTGGCAGCCGCTTTCCCAACATGCGCCGCTCATACGACCGGTGCTGTGCAAATTCAGTCTTGGACTGCCCTCGAACTATTGGGATTGGGGGCTAATTTGCAACACTATAATGACTACGTCAAATCTGCTTTGCCTCAAGATGTTCCTATTGCGTGGACTGTACAATCTCAATTGGTCTTTGGTGTTCCAACTGCCTTGCCAGAAGAAAAGACTTTTATCAATAACGTAATCAACGTTTATCACTGA